Proteins encoded in a region of the Atopobium sp. oral taxon 416 genome:
- the rpoD gene encoding RNA polymerase sigma factor RpoD — MATKKSKEDIQLSDELSQVVDNLVAQANKNDNTISEDDIQIATRDIDVDSDELSDLYDVLRSKGVDITADESEVPSDEDTDEEEDEEEEEEDELEDEESAEEANRHKEAKQVNAALRATAPKGKTKKKRSTRSRNRRTDSSTVMLTGDPVRMYLKEIGKVDLLTADEEVHLAMKIEAGTDATEKLEAAEDGDIELTRTEQRRLMRIEQVGLEAKQQLISANLRLVVSIAKRYVGRGMLFLDLIQEGNLGLIRAVEKFDYTKGFKFSTYATWWIRQAITRAIADQARTIRIPVHMVETINKLVRVQRQLLQELGRDPTPEEIGEEMGMTADRVREIQKISQEPVSLETPIGEEEDSQLGDFIEDSGAVAPPVAASDSMLREQLDQVLDGLADRERKVIKLRFGLEDGHPRTLEEVGREFGVTRERIRQIESKTLAKLRHPSRSGRLKDYMEE; from the coding sequence GTGGCTACGAAGAAATCTAAAGAAGATATCCAGTTGTCAGATGAACTTTCTCAGGTTGTCGACAACTTAGTCGCCCAGGCAAATAAGAACGACAACACAATCAGTGAAGACGATATTCAGATTGCAACCCGCGATATCGATGTGGACAGCGATGAGCTGTCTGATCTGTATGACGTATTGCGCTCCAAAGGTGTTGATATTACCGCTGATGAGTCCGAGGTGCCTTCTGATGAGGATACTGATGAGGAGGAGGACGAGGAGGAAGAAGAGGAGGACGAGCTCGAAGATGAGGAGAGCGCGGAGGAAGCCAATCGCCATAAGGAAGCCAAACAGGTAAATGCCGCCCTGCGTGCGACCGCACCGAAAGGCAAGACCAAAAAGAAGCGTTCGACCAGAAGCCGTAACCGCAGGACTGACTCTTCAACCGTGATGCTCACCGGCGATCCGGTCCGTATGTACTTGAAGGAAATCGGTAAGGTTGATCTTTTGACCGCCGACGAAGAGGTCCATCTGGCCATGAAGATCGAGGCGGGCACTGATGCAACCGAGAAGCTCGAGGCTGCAGAGGACGGCGATATCGAGCTGACCCGTACCGAGCAGCGCCGCCTGATGCGCATTGAGCAGGTCGGCCTTGAAGCGAAGCAACAGCTGATCAGCGCAAACCTGCGTCTGGTTGTTTCAATCGCTAAGCGCTACGTCGGCCGTGGCATGCTCTTCTTGGATCTGATTCAGGAAGGCAACTTGGGCTTGATCCGTGCCGTTGAGAAATTCGACTACACCAAGGGCTTCAAGTTCTCTACCTATGCAACCTGGTGGATCCGTCAGGCAATTACGCGTGCTATCGCAGACCAAGCCCGTACGATCCGCATTCCGGTTCACATGGTCGAGACGATCAACAAACTCGTCCGTGTCCAGCGTCAGCTTCTGCAGGAGCTGGGGCGCGATCCTACGCCGGAGGAAATCGGCGAAGAGATGGGCATGACCGCTGACCGTGTCCGCGAGATTCAGAAGATCTCTCAGGAGCCGGTATCCCTTGAAACGCCAATCGGTGAGGAAGAGGACTCCCAGCTCGGTGACTTCATCGAGGATTCCGGAGCAGTCGCACCTCCTGTGGCTGCAAGTGATTCGATGCTGCGTGAGCAGCTCGATCAGGTGCTCGATGGGCTTGCCGACCGTGAGCGCAAAGTCATCAAGCTTCGCTTTGGCCTGGAAGATGGGCACCCGCGTACGCTCGAAGAAGTTGGTCGTGAATTCGGCGTCACCCGTGAGCGTATCCGTCAGATCGAGAGCAAGACGTTGGCAAAGCTTCGTCACCCCTCTCGCTCCGGCCGCCTGAAGGACTATATGGAGGAGTAG
- the dnaG gene encoding DNA primase — MITDEDKECVRQATDFLSLVSETVVLKQRGQDFWGCCPFHHEKTPSFKINPTTGLWHCFGCGAGGDMFTYVMKRENLSFPDAIRYLADRAGIELKEEQNVHHGPKRSRLLECLAETERFYEMMLFRGKGEGPAAARKYFASRGFNSPVCKRWNLGYAPGHSALVRDLKAKGFTTPEMVKADVARERNGHVYDRFFDRVMFPIHDEQGRTIAFGGRILQAAKHDGIAKYINTGDTPVFNKRKHLFAIDKARDTIVKTSTAIVCEGYTDVIAMHEAGFTDVVAALGTAFSLDHIKALERLRVQKIICMFDGDAAGQRAAERAIQYIDKTTADLVCVVLPNGQDPKEFLSSHTAEEMQRELDGAQPLMSFVFQKRLQGYNLSIPGQRVKALDDMATLLSPLKNSPLLDGYANDLADALGMDTKETKRHIQMKPAPKQNNYQQWQQRPKHPPLPANGPLYEDADYYQEDEYEEPAIEVTQTVEQNTMRALSADDRQQIAAERELLAMIAQRPDLARAYADTIGDFSWADERNQKLAWAMLATPEGSTPQQVVDAAEAVDPQAPKILSGGSIAAQEGWDGETKMGFLVNSCDLYSVKRQLRQIRSQLRRTQDNLTDATRNLMNRAQQLSQRESEISQQLLKTQQSQ, encoded by the coding sequence TTGATTACTGATGAAGACAAAGAATGCGTCCGGCAAGCAACGGATTTCCTTTCCCTCGTGAGTGAAACGGTCGTCCTCAAACAGCGAGGGCAGGACTTCTGGGGATGCTGCCCCTTCCACCACGAGAAGACCCCCTCATTTAAGATCAACCCTACGACCGGCCTGTGGCACTGCTTTGGCTGCGGCGCCGGTGGGGATATGTTCACCTACGTAATGAAGCGCGAAAACCTCTCATTTCCCGATGCGATCCGCTATCTGGCAGATCGGGCGGGAATTGAGCTCAAGGAGGAGCAGAACGTCCACCATGGCCCGAAACGCAGCCGCCTGCTGGAGTGCCTCGCGGAAACCGAACGATTCTACGAGATGATGCTCTTCCGCGGCAAAGGGGAAGGACCAGCTGCTGCCCGTAAATACTTTGCGAGCCGTGGCTTCAATTCCCCGGTGTGCAAGCGCTGGAACTTAGGCTACGCCCCGGGACACTCTGCCCTGGTGCGTGACCTCAAAGCAAAGGGCTTCACGACACCGGAGATGGTGAAGGCGGACGTGGCGCGCGAGCGTAACGGACACGTGTATGACCGCTTCTTTGACCGAGTAATGTTCCCGATCCACGACGAGCAGGGGAGAACCATCGCCTTCGGCGGCAGAATCCTGCAGGCGGCAAAACACGACGGGATCGCCAAGTATATCAATACCGGCGATACCCCGGTCTTCAACAAGCGCAAGCACCTCTTTGCGATCGATAAAGCTCGTGACACCATTGTCAAAACCTCTACGGCGATCGTCTGCGAGGGTTACACCGACGTGATTGCAATGCACGAAGCGGGCTTTACTGATGTAGTTGCGGCATTGGGCACCGCTTTCTCCCTCGATCACATCAAGGCACTGGAGCGTCTCCGGGTGCAGAAGATCATCTGCATGTTCGACGGTGACGCTGCAGGGCAGCGGGCCGCAGAGCGTGCGATCCAATACATCGATAAGACCACCGCAGACCTCGTCTGCGTCGTGCTGCCGAACGGGCAGGACCCCAAGGAGTTCCTCTCCTCGCATACCGCTGAGGAGATGCAGCGTGAGCTCGACGGGGCACAGCCGCTCATGAGCTTCGTGTTCCAGAAGCGCCTTCAAGGCTACAACCTGAGCATTCCGGGGCAGCGCGTCAAAGCCCTCGACGATATGGCGACGCTTTTGTCCCCGCTCAAGAACTCTCCGCTCCTCGATGGATACGCCAATGATCTGGCGGACGCCTTGGGAATGGATACGAAGGAAACCAAGCGCCACATTCAGATGAAGCCGGCGCCAAAACAGAATAACTACCAGCAGTGGCAGCAGAGACCGAAACATCCGCCGCTTCCTGCGAATGGGCCGCTCTACGAGGATGCGGACTACTACCAGGAAGATGAGTATGAGGAACCCGCGATTGAGGTGACGCAGACGGTCGAGCAAAACACTATGCGCGCCCTCTCTGCAGATGACCGCCAACAGATCGCTGCAGAGCGGGAATTGCTCGCGATGATCGCGCAGCGGCCTGACCTGGCCCGTGCCTATGCGGACACAATCGGTGATTTCAGCTGGGCGGATGAGCGCAACCAAAAGCTCGCTTGGGCAATGCTTGCGACTCCTGAAGGCTCCACGCCACAGCAGGTGGTGGACGCCGCGGAAGCAGTAGATCCCCAGGCACCAAAGATCCTCTCGGGCGGCTCAATCGCCGCGCAAGAGGGTTGGGACGGTGAAACCAAGATGGGCTTTCTGGTCAATAGCTGCGATCTGTACTCCGTCAAACGGCAGCTCCGGCAGATCCGCTCGCAACTGAGACGGACACAGGATAACCTCACGGACGCGACCAGGAATCTCATGAACCGGGCGCAGCAGCTGTCACAGCGGGAATCGGAGATTTCTCAGCAACTTTTGAAGACTCAACAGTCTCAGTAA
- the ribF gene encoding riboflavin biosynthesis protein RibF, producing the protein MLYASDLSIFNIPCVCTIGAFDGLHKGHRALIAGARTDAQKRNLPCITVMFDPDPSEVLDPQRPEPRLLSVTDRIRGLLDLGVDGVVLVSFTAELAAQTPAAFVDHLHQQLQPVALHVGANFSFGQYGKGTVGTLRELEAPKNVSVVVQPLLQEQGHTVSATTIRTLLAQGDLSSAEGLLSRCHFIRGHVEHGRSEGRSMGFPTANVVCEPLSALPKAGVIGGYVVSDEGCWASAINVGAPVSFTDKAMPLFLEANLLNFSGDLYGKEVAVLFCVWLRAERKFQDIRELKRTVQGNISWVQNNLVCS; encoded by the coding sequence ATGCTCTACGCGTCTGACCTTTCAATCTTTAATATTCCTTGTGTATGCACCATCGGGGCCTTTGACGGACTTCATAAAGGACACCGAGCGTTGATTGCGGGTGCCCGTACCGATGCACAGAAACGTAATCTTCCCTGTATCACCGTGATGTTTGATCCGGACCCCTCTGAGGTTCTGGACCCTCAACGTCCCGAACCACGACTTCTCTCAGTTACCGACAGAATCAGGGGCCTCCTTGACCTCGGTGTAGACGGAGTAGTCCTGGTGAGCTTCACTGCTGAACTGGCGGCGCAGACCCCGGCGGCGTTTGTCGATCACCTTCATCAACAGCTCCAGCCGGTAGCGCTCCATGTGGGAGCCAACTTCAGCTTCGGCCAGTATGGCAAAGGCACCGTTGGGACGCTGCGTGAGTTGGAGGCGCCGAAGAATGTCTCAGTGGTGGTCCAACCACTCTTGCAGGAGCAGGGCCACACTGTTAGTGCTACGACGATCCGTACCTTATTGGCACAGGGAGACCTGAGCAGTGCGGAAGGACTGCTCAGTCGCTGCCACTTCATTCGGGGCCATGTGGAGCATGGACGCAGTGAAGGCAGGTCGATGGGTTTCCCGACCGCCAATGTTGTCTGTGAGCCGCTGAGCGCACTGCCAAAAGCAGGGGTGATCGGAGGCTATGTCGTATCCGACGAAGGATGTTGGGCGTCCGCGATCAATGTTGGGGCACCAGTGAGCTTCACGGACAAAGCTATGCCGCTCTTTCTGGAAGCCAACCTTCTCAATTTCTCGGGGGATCTCTACGGAAAAGAGGTGGCAGTTCTCTTCTGCGTGTGGCTGCGCGCGGAGAGGAAATTCCAGGATATCCGGGAACTTAAGCGTACGGTTCAAGGCAATATTTCCTGGGTACAAAATAACTTAGTCTGTTCATAG
- a CDS encoding HAD family phosphatase produces MATDSQKTSSDKFNFVFDMGGVLMKFDTRLFSNLYVDSPDDTRLIEAALYKSPSWPLLDAGVISEHTMEALARTKVPERLWKPMHKGFLEWEQHQPVLQHMNDVVVALHDAGCGCYLLSNAGVRWWRQKDRIPSMKVMDGFVVSAFEHMMKPDPLIYTTLCKRYQLDPVSCIFVDDNADNCAGAEAAGMKSYHYDGDADTFVSWAESTYNVNLKI; encoded by the coding sequence ATGGCCACAGATTCTCAAAAAACCTCTTCAGATAAATTCAACTTTGTCTTCGATATGGGTGGCGTCCTCATGAAGTTCGATACCAGGCTGTTCTCGAACTTATACGTCGACTCACCGGATGACACCAGACTGATTGAAGCCGCCCTCTATAAATCCCCCTCCTGGCCGCTCCTCGATGCCGGAGTCATCTCAGAGCACACAATGGAGGCTCTGGCGCGCACCAAGGTCCCTGAGCGCCTGTGGAAGCCGATGCACAAGGGCTTCTTGGAGTGGGAACAGCATCAGCCGGTCCTGCAACACATGAACGATGTAGTCGTAGCGCTGCACGATGCAGGTTGCGGCTGCTATCTGCTCTCCAACGCCGGGGTACGCTGGTGGCGCCAGAAGGACCGCATCCCATCCATGAAGGTAATGGACGGCTTTGTGGTCTCCGCCTTTGAGCATATGATGAAACCCGATCCCCTGATCTATACGACACTGTGCAAGCGCTACCAGCTTGATCCTGTCAGCTGCATCTTCGTAGACGACAACGCTGACAACTGCGCAGGCGCTGAGGCAGCGGGTATGAAGTCCTATCACTACGATGGGGACGCTGATACGTTTGTTTCCTGGGCCGAGAGCACCTACAATGTGAATCTCAAGATCTAG
- the truB gene encoding tRNA pseudouridine(55) synthase TruB translates to MKREQNGLNLLLAVDKPGGISSHDVVNAVRRSLGERRVGHAGTLDPLASGLMIVGVGQATRLMGLITATTKTYIAQIKFGSATSTDDREGEVIRTARVPEVLNKTAFARQVLANLKGTHEQVPPAYSAISVNGKRAYALAREGKQVELRPRTIEIIDAKLLSLEPDERGPFWDCLFTVSKGTYIRSIARDLGESLNTAACLSGLRRTSVGPITLRDAHTLKDIEQAGALRIESFALDPVSALQIPAVELSDQQIEYLLQGKAPQIDTAVADGSRIAFAGKHKLWGVWECKGTSLKCVANFMQGIVGVA, encoded by the coding sequence GTGAAACGGGAACAAAATGGATTGAATCTTCTGCTTGCCGTTGACAAGCCGGGGGGCATATCCTCGCACGATGTGGTGAATGCCGTGCGCAGAAGCCTGGGGGAGCGGCGTGTCGGCCATGCCGGAACGTTGGATCCTTTAGCCTCGGGCCTTATGATCGTGGGCGTCGGACAGGCGACCCGACTGATGGGCCTGATTACCGCAACCACAAAGACCTATATCGCGCAGATCAAGTTTGGCAGCGCTACTTCAACCGATGATCGGGAAGGTGAGGTTATCCGGACTGCTCGGGTACCTGAGGTACTGAATAAAACTGCCTTTGCACGACAGGTGTTAGCAAATCTTAAGGGAACACACGAACAGGTTCCACCGGCGTATTCCGCCATCTCAGTCAACGGGAAGCGCGCCTATGCGTTGGCCCGCGAAGGCAAACAGGTTGAGCTGAGACCCCGCACGATAGAGATCATCGATGCAAAGCTGCTCTCATTGGAGCCCGATGAGAGAGGGCCCTTTTGGGACTGTCTCTTCACAGTCTCAAAAGGGACCTATATCCGCAGCATCGCACGTGATCTGGGGGAGAGCCTCAACACCGCAGCTTGCCTCAGTGGCCTCAGACGCACGTCAGTCGGTCCAATCACGCTGCGGGATGCTCACACTTTGAAAGATATCGAACAGGCAGGTGCCCTCAGAATCGAAAGCTTCGCCCTCGACCCGGTCAGCGCACTACAGATACCTGCCGTGGAGCTTTCAGACCAACAGATCGAGTATCTGTTACAGGGTAAGGCACCTCAGATAGATACTGCTGTTGCTGACGGTAGCCGTATCGCCTTTGCCGGAAAGCATAAGCTGTGGGGCGTGTGGGAATGCAAAGGGACTTCATTGAAGTGTGTAGCAAACTTTATGCAGGGAATCGTAGGTGTGGCATGA